The sequence TTTCCTTTTCTTATCTCTATCTTTGCGTTGGTCAGCTACTTGCCTGTCGATGAAGAGATGCTTTTAGCTTTTATCAAGCCATTTGCACCAACAGAGGCATATCATATAATCGAACAAAATGTCCGCTCCATCATTTTCAAAGTGCAAGGAAAAGTGTTGTATACAAGCTTGGCAATCGCTTTTTGGGTATCATCGGTTGCCGTACAGTCACTCGCTCGTTCGCTTGATCAGGCAAATGGCTATGTAAGACGCTATCCATTCTGGAAAGTGCTCATTCGTGATCTGGCTGTGACGCTTTTATTCATGCTCGTTCTGTCTTCATCACTGTTTCTTCCTTTATTAGAGCGTGCGTTACATGAATTTGTGACGTATTATGATTCAGTTGAGCAATGGCGCGGTTGGCTCTATATATGGCCGAATGTGAAGTGGGGACTCGGGTCGTTGTTTTTGTTCTTGTTCTTTCTATTGTTTTACAAATTCGTGCCAACAGGTAAAATGAAGCTTAAGGAAGTATGGCCGGGCGCTCTCTTTTCAGCGATTGGTTGGCAGTTGTTTTCTCTAATCTTCGGAAACTACGTAGCGAATGTTGATTATACAAGAATTTATGGACAGTTATCTGGAATTATTCTGCTTGTTCTATGGTTCTATCTGACAGCAGTTATTTTGATGCTTTCGGGTCTGCTGAACTCGGAATGGCGCAGATCGTTAACATGGAGGGGGAAATGAAACATGAAGATTCTAGTGGTGGATGATGATCCGAATATTTTAGAGCTGGTTAACATCCATTTATCACAGGCTGGCTATGCTGTCATGAAAGCGGGGAACGGCATAGAAGCGCTCAAACTGTTGGATGAGGACTTGCCTGATTTAGCTGTCGTCGACGTGATGATGCCTG is a genomic window of Sporosarcina oncorhynchi containing:
- a CDS encoding YihY/virulence factor BrkB family protein, with translation MIFINVVKRFFKERFFDQAAQTAYYLLLSMFPFLISIFALVSYLPVDEEMLLAFIKPFAPTEAYHIIEQNVRSIIFKVQGKVLYTSLAIAFWVSSVAVQSLARSLDQANGYVRRYPFWKVLIRDLAVTLLFMLVLSSSLFLPLLERALHEFVTYYDSVEQWRGWLYIWPNVKWGLGSLFLFLFFLLFYKFVPTGKMKLKEVWPGALFSAIGWQLFSLIFGNYVANVDYTRIYGQLSGIILLVLWFYLTAVILMLSGLLNSEWRRSLTWRGK